A single genomic interval of Pyruvatibacter sp. HU-CL02332 harbors:
- the msrA gene encoding peptide-methionine (S)-S-oxide reductase MsrA yields the protein MFLRKKAEMVAETAALPGRDFDIPTADTHFVNGAALKGPYPEGMEQVQFGLGCFWGAERKFWELDGVHVTAVGYAGGYTPNATYEEVCSGQTGHTEVVLVVYDPKKVSFEALLKTFWEAHDPTQGMRQGNDVGTQYRSSIYTYTDEQLAAAKASKAMYEAELGARGFDPVTTEIRSAPPLYFAEDYHQQYLAKNPNGYCGIGGTGVTCPIGTGVAVE from the coding sequence ATGTTCCTGCGCAAAAAGGCCGAGATGGTGGCTGAAACAGCCGCGTTGCCGGGCCGCGATTTTGATATTCCCACCGCTGACACGCACTTTGTGAACGGTGCTGCCCTTAAGGGTCCGTACCCAGAGGGTATGGAGCAGGTGCAGTTCGGCCTTGGGTGTTTCTGGGGTGCCGAGCGCAAATTCTGGGAGCTGGACGGTGTCCATGTGACCGCTGTTGGTTATGCAGGCGGCTACACGCCCAACGCGACCTATGAAGAGGTTTGCTCTGGCCAGACCGGTCACACGGAAGTTGTGTTGGTTGTGTATGACCCCAAGAAAGTGAGCTTTGAAGCTTTGCTCAAGACGTTCTGGGAAGCTCATGATCCGACCCAGGGCATGCGTCAGGGCAACGACGTTGGCACGCAGTACCGGTCATCCATTTACACTTATACGGATGAGCAGCTTGCTGCGGCCAAGGCGTCCAAGGCGATGTATGAGGCGGAACTTGGTGCGCGGGGCTTTGACCCTGTGACGACGGAAATCCGGTCGGCGCCTCCGCTCTATTTTGCCGAGGATTACCACCAGCAGTATCTCGCCAAAAACCCAAATGGGTACTGCGGCATTGGCGGCACTGGCGTCACATGCCCGATTGGAACCGGAGTGGCTGTGGAGTAA
- the rpiB gene encoding ribose 5-phosphate isomerase B, whose protein sequence is MKIAIGTDHAGFHYKEKIKAFLIAQGHEVKDFGTFSDAACDYPDFVFPAANAVASGDYDRGIVLGGSGNGEAIAANRVKGIRCTVCWNALSAEMARRHNDSNVLSLGQRMIEESDVTGIVQTWLDTPFDGGRHQQRIVKLEA, encoded by the coding sequence ATGAAAATTGCCATCGGCACAGACCATGCGGGCTTTCACTACAAAGAGAAGATCAAGGCCTTTCTGATCGCACAAGGTCACGAGGTCAAAGACTTTGGAACCTTCAGCGACGCCGCATGCGACTACCCGGACTTTGTCTTCCCTGCCGCCAACGCGGTGGCCTCCGGCGACTATGACAGAGGCATTGTTCTGGGCGGCTCGGGCAATGGCGAAGCCATCGCGGCCAACAGGGTCAAGGGCATACGCTGCACGGTCTGCTGGAATGCGCTGTCCGCCGAAATGGCCCGCCGCCACAATGACTCCAACGTCCTGTCCCTGGGCCAGCGAATGATTGAGGAAAGCGATGTGACCGGCATCGTGCAGACATGGCTCGACACGCCATTTGATGGCGGCCGGCACCAGCAGCGCATCGTCAAACTCGAAGCCTGA
- a CDS encoding RNA-directed DNA polymerase has product MFKLTKDEFNEGLKALKFHGVSGFLPPQPEWVAVLDSSELSDQVCGIDLQSYSPYEPLASYAPKNDMLVRPIDFLHIQDVVILTCLCRLLRDSIEAARLPKSKKKSFSYRVGKKTVGLYETRGAYEKYRAHTSSKLQSARCQFVATIDIADFFSNVYQHRLENSLQSAAEGERERKAVGVLCRLLGKLAGGKSYGIPTGPFACRILAEALLIDVDAALQEKGIDFVRWMDDLTVFAKSEQEAVEIIQFVSKWLREQHGLIVNQSKTDIYAKDDFVADVWKTYDEEHEHFRDLVLRMKAGSPYEDENEDVEGEPQEGEGLNSAEVVDVFDIALKIDKVPKYGLIKHILERVIFREGFEDEARKKIVSAAIANVDSILPVLDALCKALSNDQNASDRDVVKFVRPLLKRYQKPKYFVPGYVAFWPIWLVGERRLNQLKPLVKQIAVSADDLVVKRECLIALSKIGSRPDLLDIKDTYDAQASSVRPALVLATQVLGQDERKYWKSSRSISDHYEKAVFSYDFADESG; this is encoded by the coding sequence ATGTTTAAACTTACTAAGGATGAATTTAACGAAGGCCTTAAGGCCCTAAAGTTCCACGGTGTTTCGGGCTTCCTGCCACCACAGCCAGAGTGGGTTGCGGTCCTGGACTCGTCAGAGTTATCGGATCAGGTTTGCGGAATCGATCTTCAAAGCTACTCGCCATACGAACCGTTGGCTTCGTACGCGCCAAAGAACGACATGCTTGTTCGCCCTATCGACTTTTTGCACATCCAAGATGTAGTTATTCTAACGTGCTTGTGTAGGCTGTTGCGTGACTCGATTGAAGCTGCGCGACTACCGAAGTCCAAGAAAAAGTCTTTCTCGTACCGCGTCGGAAAAAAGACAGTTGGACTGTATGAGACGCGTGGGGCGTACGAAAAGTATCGCGCTCATACAAGTTCAAAGCTGCAATCTGCACGTTGTCAGTTCGTTGCTACGATTGATATCGCGGACTTTTTTTCAAATGTTTACCAGCACCGTCTTGAGAATAGTCTTCAGTCAGCGGCTGAAGGCGAAAGGGAACGTAAAGCTGTTGGAGTTCTGTGCAGACTGTTGGGTAAGCTTGCAGGGGGGAAGAGCTATGGAATCCCTACTGGCCCGTTTGCGTGTCGGATTTTGGCGGAAGCATTGCTTATTGATGTAGATGCTGCCCTTCAGGAGAAAGGGATCGATTTTGTTCGTTGGATGGACGATCTAACTGTTTTCGCAAAATCGGAACAAGAGGCAGTCGAAATAATTCAATTTGTCAGCAAATGGCTTCGTGAACAGCACGGACTAATTGTGAACCAGAGTAAGACAGATATATACGCCAAGGACGATTTCGTTGCTGATGTCTGGAAAACGTACGATGAGGAGCATGAGCACTTCCGCGACCTTGTTTTGAGAATGAAAGCAGGTTCTCCGTATGAAGATGAAAATGAAGATGTCGAAGGTGAGCCGCAGGAAGGCGAAGGTCTGAATTCTGCCGAGGTAGTGGATGTGTTCGACATCGCGTTGAAAATAGACAAAGTACCAAAGTATGGGTTGATTAAGCACATACTTGAGCGTGTCATCTTTCGTGAGGGATTTGAAGACGAGGCGAGGAAGAAAATTGTCTCCGCCGCAATCGCGAATGTCGATTCTATACTGCCCGTCCTAGATGCTCTGTGTAAGGCATTGTCCAACGACCAGAACGCAAGTGATAGAGACGTGGTGAAGTTTGTGCGCCCGCTTCTCAAGCGTTACCAGAAACCAAAATACTTCGTTCCAGGTTACGTTGCATTTTGGCCAATCTGGTTGGTAGGTGAGCGTCGTTTGAACCAGCTAAAACCACTGGTTAAACAGATTGCCGTTTCAGCGGATGATCTGGTTGTTAAGCGAGAGTGTTTGATTGCACTATCTAAAATCGGCAGTCGCCCTGATCTGCTTGACATCAAAGATACTTATGACGCCCAGGCCAGTAGTGTCCGGCCAGCCCTAGTGTTGGCTACACAAGTCCTGGGTCAGGATGAACGCAAGTATTGGAAATCATCGCGGTCAATTTCAGACCACTATGAAAAAGCCGTCTTCTCGTATGACTTTGCCGACGAATCTGGATAA
- the thiC gene encoding phosphomethylpyrimidine synthase ThiC has product MNIHSTPNAPTTDDVTTGPLPASTKVYVSPDAHPDVRVPLREIELEPSAMEPPVRVYDTSGIYSDPSATIDIEAGLPRTRTAWSLALGGVADYEGRDVQPEDNGNVSEGALARAFPVVNRPLAGDGSKPLTQYQCAKAGIITKEMEYVALRENIGRKKALEDAAQDVALGESFGADIPEFITAEFVREEIAKGRAIIPANINHPELEPMIIGRSFAVKINANIGNSAVTSSVAEEVDKMVWSIRWGADTVMDLSTGRNIHNTRDWIIRNSPVPIGTVPIYQALEKVNGVAEDLTWEVFRDTLIEQAEQGVDYFTIHAGVRLQYIHLTAKRVTGIVSRGGSIMAKWCLHHHKESFLYTHFDDICDIMAKYDVSFSLGDGLRPGSIADANDEAQFAELETLGELTQVAWAKGCQVMIEGPGHVPMHKIKVNMDKQLKECGEAPFYTLGPLTTDIAPGYDHITSGIGAAMIGWFGCAMLCYVTPKEHLGLPDRDDVKEGVITYKIAAHAADLAKGHPGAQLRDDALSRARFEFRWLDQFNLALDPERARDFHDQTLPKEAHKVAHFCSMCGPKFCSMKISQDVRDYAAEKEASEGMEQMAETFRNTGGEIYQDAEKLEAVKESNEALKG; this is encoded by the coding sequence ATGAACATTCACTCCACTCCCAATGCTCCGACAACGGATGATGTGACGACAGGGCCGCTGCCGGCCTCCACCAAGGTTTATGTGTCGCCGGACGCGCACCCTGACGTGCGTGTGCCGCTGCGCGAGATTGAGCTTGAACCGTCTGCCATGGAGCCGCCGGTGCGGGTCTATGACACGTCGGGCATTTATTCAGATCCGTCGGCAACCATCGACATTGAAGCCGGTCTGCCGCGCACGCGCACGGCATGGTCTTTGGCACTGGGCGGTGTTGCGGACTATGAAGGCCGCGATGTGCAGCCGGAAGACAATGGCAATGTGTCCGAAGGCGCGCTGGCGCGGGCGTTTCCGGTTGTGAACCGGCCGCTGGCGGGGGATGGCTCGAAGCCTTTGACGCAGTATCAGTGCGCCAAGGCGGGCATCATCACCAAGGAAATGGAATATGTGGCGCTGCGCGAAAACATCGGACGCAAGAAGGCGCTTGAGGATGCAGCACAGGACGTAGCGCTGGGCGAAAGCTTTGGGGCGGATATCCCCGAGTTCATCACGGCTGAGTTTGTGCGCGAAGAGATCGCCAAGGGCCGGGCGATCATTCCTGCCAATATCAACCACCCGGAACTTGAGCCGATGATCATCGGCCGCAGCTTCGCGGTGAAGATCAACGCCAATATCGGCAACTCGGCGGTGACGTCATCTGTCGCGGAAGAAGTCGACAAGATGGTGTGGTCGATCCGTTGGGGCGCTGACACGGTGATGGACCTGTCCACGGGCCGCAACATTCACAACACCCGCGACTGGATCATTCGCAACTCCCCGGTGCCCATCGGCACGGTGCCGATCTATCAGGCGCTGGAGAAGGTCAACGGTGTGGCGGAGGACCTGACGTGGGAAGTGTTCCGCGACACGCTCATTGAGCAGGCGGAGCAGGGGGTGGATTACTTCACCATCCATGCGGGCGTGCGGCTGCAGTACATTCACCTCACCGCCAAGCGGGTGACGGGCATCGTGTCACGCGGTGGGTCGATCATGGCCAAGTGGTGCCTGCATCACCACAAGGAGAGTTTCCTCTACACGCACTTTGACGACATTTGCGACATCATGGCTAAGTACGACGTGTCGTTCTCGCTGGGCGACGGGCTGCGTCCCGGCTCCATTGCGGATGCCAATGACGAAGCGCAGTTCGCAGAGCTTGAGACGCTGGGCGAGCTGACGCAGGTGGCCTGGGCCAAGGGCTGTCAGGTGATGATCGAAGGGCCGGGCCATGTGCCCATGCACAAGATCAAGGTCAACATGGACAAGCAGCTCAAGGAATGCGGTGAAGCACCGTTCTACACGCTTGGGCCGCTCACCACCGACATCGCGCCGGGCTATGACCACATTACGTCGGGCATCGGGGCTGCGATGATCGGCTGGTTTGGCTGCGCGATGCTTTGCTATGTGACGCCGAAGGAGCATCTGGGTCTGCCGGACCGCGACGACGTGAAGGAAGGCGTGATCACCTACAAGATCGCTGCCCACGCCGCCGACCTTGCCAAGGGACATCCGGGGGCACAGCTGCGTGACGACGCCCTGTCACGGGCGCGCTTTGAGTTCCGCTGGCTTGACCAGTTCAACCTGGCGCTGGACCCGGAGCGGGCGCGCGACTTCCACGATCAGACACTTCCAAAAGAGGCCCACAAGGTGGCGCATTTCTGCTCCATGTGCGGCCCCAAATTCTGCTCCATGAAAATCAGCCAGGACGTGCGCGACTACGCAGCCGAAAAGGAAGCGTCTGAAGGCATGGAACAGATGGCTGAAACCTTCCGGAATACCGGCGGTGAGATTTATCAGGATGCGGAGAAACTGGAGGCCGTGAAGGAGTCCAATGAGGCTCTGAAGGGGTAG
- a CDS encoding SPASM domain-containing protein: MESVYWVLNWACHRKCTHCYETRFRPYVRDALEEVVRESEEAFPKIIANLPERMTYLDLASPDDSPAGYAEKRGRIIMAGGEVLVDPVRERVLYPVLEALNAKYRNKGGVDISIQTTGDLVTEKILEELRERGIRMIAISGMDDFHVGMEGDKRKPLIKKLHEMFAKTGYAEHSTRRGFGEWQKNDGPTYLFFGATEDEWIGKIWPRGRAWDNGLSRATIKDNFCNAWSGGLGFLNHRYSGSEVSIDPQGDVFPCCLKTKAPIGNVTEEKLTDILDSLVGHPAFEAINMGHPERMGLAHGWDVDTFYEKSRTKDPKGNQYRNLCIGCDKFHEEVLAPVIEEIRQERLRAIGVTSGPLVAAE, from the coding sequence ATGGAATCCGTCTACTGGGTCCTCAACTGGGCCTGCCACCGCAAATGCACGCACTGCTATGAGACGCGCTTTCGCCCCTATGTGCGCGATGCGCTGGAAGAGGTTGTGCGTGAGTCGGAGGAGGCGTTTCCCAAGATCATCGCCAATCTGCCCGAGCGGATGACCTATCTCGATCTGGCATCCCCCGACGACAGCCCAGCGGGCTACGCGGAAAAGCGCGGCCGCATCATCATGGCCGGCGGCGAAGTGCTGGTGGACCCTGTGCGCGAACGGGTGCTGTATCCGGTGCTGGAAGCGCTCAACGCCAAGTACCGCAACAAGGGCGGCGTCGACATCTCGATCCAGACCACCGGCGACCTTGTAACCGAAAAAATTCTGGAAGAACTGCGCGAACGCGGCATCCGCATGATCGCCATTTCTGGCATGGATGATTTCCACGTCGGCATGGAAGGCGACAAGCGCAAACCGCTGATCAAAAAGCTGCACGAGATGTTTGCCAAAACGGGCTACGCGGAGCATTCCACACGGCGGGGCTTCGGCGAATGGCAGAAGAATGACGGCCCGACCTATCTCTTCTTCGGCGCCACGGAAGATGAGTGGATCGGCAAGATCTGGCCGCGCGGCCGCGCCTGGGACAACGGCCTTTCCCGCGCCACCATCAAGGACAATTTCTGCAACGCCTGGTCCGGCGGCTTGGGCTTCCTCAACCACCGCTATTCAGGCTCGGAAGTGTCCATTGATCCGCAGGGAGACGTCTTCCCCTGCTGCCTCAAGACCAAGGCCCCCATCGGCAATGTGACGGAAGAAAAACTGACCGACATCCTCGACAGCCTCGTCGGCCACCCGGCCTTTGAAGCCATAAACATGGGCCACCCGGAGCGCATGGGGCTCGCCCACGGCTGGGACGTGGACACGTTCTATGAAAAGTCGAGGACCAAGGACCCCAAGGGCAACCAATACCGCAACCTCTGCATCGGCTGCGACAAGTTCCACGAAGAAGTCCTGGCGCCGGTGATCGAAGAGATCAGGCAGGAGCGCCTGCGGGCGATTGGCGTCACGTCCGGGCCATTGGTAGCGGCGGAGTAG
- a CDS encoding GIY-YIG nuclease family protein, giving the protein MTFCVYIMTNKPQGTLYVGYTDDLARRVWEHRTAAVPGFTQKHGLTKLVYYEAFDTREAAKQRERRLKSWLRRWKIEAIDQMNPHWRDLYEEIANQ; this is encoded by the coding sequence ATGACCTTCTGCGTCTACATCATGACCAACAAGCCACAAGGCACGCTCTATGTCGGCTACACTGACGATCTTGCCCGACGTGTCTGGGAGCACCGCACCGCAGCTGTGCCCGGCTTCACGCAGAAGCATGGTCTCACAAAGCTGGTCTACTACGAGGCTTTCGATACCAGAGAAGCCGCCAAGCAGCGCGAGCGGCGCCTCAAATCCTGGCTCCGGCGCTGGAAGATCGAAGCTATTGACCAAATGAACCCCCATTGGCGCGATCTCTATGAGGAGATTGCTAATCAATGA
- a CDS encoding adenylosuccinate synthase, with protein sequence MANVAVVGSQWGDEGKGKIVDWLSERADVVVRFQGGHNAGHTLVIDGKVFKLSLLPSGIVRPNKLSILGNGVVLDPWAFAKEVDQIAGQGVAVTPDNLMIAENATLILSVHQELDVMRESSNSGTKIGTTKRGIGPAYEDKVARRGLRVIDLADFSTLEAKVDNLLVHHNALRRGNNLDELKAAPIVDALKEIAPRILPFAKPVWLVLDEAKKAGKRILFEGAQGTLLDIDHGTYPFVTSSNTIAGQAAGGAGVGPSAIGYVLGITKAYTTRVGEGPFPTEQDNDVGQKLGERGHEFGTVTGRKRRCGWFDAVLVRQAIKTGGIEGIALTKLDVLDGFDELKVCTGYTLDGKKLDHLPADAPSQARVECEYVTLDGWSESTEGARSWADLPAQAIKYVRLIEELIEAPVALLSTSPEREDTILVTDPFAD encoded by the coding sequence ATGGCAAATGTAGCGGTCGTCGGCTCCCAGTGGGGTGACGAAGGCAAGGGCAAGATTGTGGACTGGCTGTCAGAACGCGCCGACGTGGTCGTGCGCTTTCAGGGCGGGCACAATGCCGGCCATACGCTGGTGATTGACGGCAAGGTCTTCAAGCTGTCGCTGCTGCCCTCAGGCATTGTGCGGCCCAACAAGCTGTCGATCCTCGGCAACGGCGTGGTGCTGGACCCCTGGGCGTTTGCCAAGGAAGTGGACCAGATTGCCGGCCAGGGCGTGGCCGTGACGCCGGACAATCTGATGATTGCCGAAAACGCGACGCTTATTCTCTCCGTCCATCAGGAACTTGATGTGATGCGGGAGAGTTCCAACTCCGGCACCAAGATCGGCACCACCAAGCGGGGCATCGGCCCGGCTTACGAGGATAAAGTCGCACGCCGGGGCCTGCGGGTGATCGACCTTGCGGACTTCTCTACCCTTGAAGCCAAGGTGGATAATCTGCTGGTGCATCACAATGCGCTGCGCCGGGGTAACAATCTGGATGAGCTCAAGGCCGCGCCGATTGTGGACGCGCTCAAGGAGATCGCGCCGCGCATTCTGCCTTTCGCCAAGCCTGTGTGGCTGGTGCTGGACGAAGCCAAGAAGGCGGGCAAGCGCATTTTGTTTGAAGGTGCGCAGGGCACGCTCTTGGACATTGACCACGGCACTTATCCGTTTGTGACGTCGTCCAACACCATTGCCGGTCAGGCGGCGGGCGGTGCGGGCGTTGGCCCCAGCGCCATTGGCTATGTGCTGGGCATCACCAAGGCCTACACAACCCGCGTAGGCGAAGGCCCGTTCCCGACCGAGCAGGACAATGACGTTGGCCAGAAGCTGGGCGAGCGCGGTCATGAGTTTGGCACGGTGACAGGCCGCAAGCGTCGCTGCGGCTGGTTTGATGCGGTGCTGGTGCGCCAGGCGATCAAGACCGGCGGCATTGAAGGCATCGCGCTCACAAAGCTCGATGTGCTGGATGGCTTTGACGAGCTCAAGGTGTGCACCGGCTACACCCTGGACGGCAAGAAGCTGGATCACCTGCCAGCAGACGCGCCAAGTCAGGCGCGCGTTGAGTGCGAATATGTGACGCTGGACGGCTGGTCCGAAAGCACAGAAGGCGCCCGCAGCTGGGCAGACCTTCCGGCGCAGGCCATCAAATATGTGCGGCTCATCGAAGAGCTGATCGAAGCGCCAGTGGCACTGCTGTCAACAAGCCCTGAGCGCGAAGATACGATCCTGGTGACTGATCCGTTTGCGGATTAG
- the serA gene encoding phosphoglycerate dehydrogenase has protein sequence MPKVLISDKLSPAAVEIFKNRGLDVDFKPGLPKEELLEIIGQYDGLAIRSATKVTADVLEKADNLKVVGRAGIGVDNVDIPQATSKGVIVMNTPFGNSITTAEHAISMMMALARDIPQANASTHAGKWEKSKFMGVELTAKTLGVIGCGNIGSIVCDRALGLKMKVIGFDPFLTAERAADMGIEKVELDELLKRADVITLHTPMTDSTRGIINADAFAKMKDGVRIVNCARGGLIVEADLKVAIESGKVAGAALDVFEEEPAKENALFGMDKVVATPHLGASTSEAQENVALQVAEQMADYLLDGAITNAINVPSVSAEDAQKLGPWITLSEQLGLFAGQLTETGLEEITIEFVGDAADLNTKPLVNAMLMGLMKPMLTDVNMVSAPAIVKERGIAVNETKKSQHGAYEGYIMLSVKTERQTRSVGGTVFGDGTPRIIQVKGIGMEAALTPDMLYVTNDDKPGFIGGLGTVLGDAGINIASFNLGRVSEGSDAIALIDVDQEVGADVLDKVMALPNVKQAKALKF, from the coding sequence ATGCCCAAGGTGCTGATTTCCGACAAACTGTCTCCCGCTGCCGTGGAGATTTTCAAGAACCGTGGTCTCGATGTGGACTTCAAGCCAGGCCTCCCCAAAGAGGAACTGCTTGAAATCATCGGCCAGTATGATGGCCTTGCCATCCGCTCTGCCACCAAGGTAACCGCTGACGTGCTGGAGAAGGCAGACAACCTCAAGGTTGTGGGCCGCGCCGGCATCGGCGTCGACAATGTGGACATCCCCCAGGCCACGTCTAAGGGCGTGATCGTGATGAACACGCCGTTTGGCAACTCCATCACGACTGCTGAGCACGCCATTTCCATGATGATGGCTCTGGCCCGTGACATTCCGCAGGCCAATGCATCCACCCATGCAGGCAAGTGGGAAAAGTCCAAGTTCATGGGCGTTGAGCTTACGGCCAAGACACTTGGCGTCATCGGCTGCGGCAATATCGGCTCCATCGTCTGTGATCGTGCTCTGGGCCTGAAGATGAAAGTCATCGGCTTTGACCCGTTCCTGACAGCGGAACGTGCGGCCGACATGGGCATTGAAAAGGTTGAGCTGGACGAACTGCTGAAGCGCGCTGACGTCATCACCCTTCACACGCCGATGACCGACTCAACGCGCGGCATCATCAACGCGGATGCCTTCGCCAAGATGAAAGACGGCGTGCGCATCGTGAACTGTGCCCGTGGCGGCCTGATTGTTGAAGCCGATCTCAAGGTGGCAATCGAATCCGGCAAGGTGGCTGGTGCTGCCCTTGACGTGTTTGAAGAAGAGCCTGCCAAGGAGAACGCGCTGTTCGGCATGGACAAGGTTGTGGCGACGCCGCATCTGGGGGCGTCTACGTCTGAAGCACAGGAAAATGTGGCGCTTCAGGTGGCTGAACAGATGGCTGACTATCTGCTGGATGGGGCGATCACCAATGCGATCAACGTGCCGTCCGTCTCTGCGGAAGACGCGCAGAAGCTGGGTCCGTGGATCACCCTGTCTGAGCAGCTTGGTCTGTTTGCCGGTCAACTGACCGAAACCGGCCTTGAAGAAATCACCATCGAGTTCGTGGGTGATGCGGCTGATCTCAACACCAAGCCGCTGGTCAACGCAATGCTGATGGGGCTGATGAAGCCGATGCTGACAGACGTCAACATGGTGTCAGCGCCTGCCATCGTCAAAGAGCGCGGCATTGCGGTGAACGAAACCAAGAAGAGCCAGCATGGTGCCTATGAAGGCTACATTATGCTCTCCGTGAAGACGGAACGTCAGACGCGCAGCGTGGGCGGTACGGTCTTTGGTGACGGCACACCGCGGATCATTCAGGTGAAGGGCATCGGCATGGAAGCGGCCCTGACCCCTGACATGCTCTATGTGACCAATGACGACAAGCCGGGCTTCATCGGTGGTTTGGGCACGGTTCTGGGTGATGCGGGCATCAACATTGCGTCGTTCAACCTTGGCCGTGTGTCTGAGGGCAGTGACGCCATTGCCCTGATCGATGTGGACCAGGAAGTGGGCGCGGATGTGCTCGACAAGGTCATGGCGCTGCCGAATGTGAAGCAGGCCAAGGCGCTGAAGTTCTAG